One window of Chryseobacterium sp. JJR-5R genomic DNA carries:
- a CDS encoding cytochrome C551 has product MKKLMLAAVALGLVTISCGTKESSMSTGSTDSTAAVDNTMQSTPATTDSMTTNSNMSSPDSMKMGTDSSATATPAR; this is encoded by the coding sequence ATGAAAAAATTAATGCTGGCAGCAGTTGCACTCGGATTAGTGACCATCAGCTGCGGAACCAAGGAATCTTCAATGTCGACGGGTAGTACAGACTCAACGGCAGCAGTAGACAATACCATGCAGAGCACACCGGCAACCACCGATTCGATGACGACTAACAGCAATATGTCCAGTCCGGACAGTATGAAAATGGGGACAGACTCATCAGCTACTGCAACACCGGCAAGGTAA
- a CDS encoding thioredoxin fold domain-containing protein: MKKLTIFSALFIGAMTLAQGIKFEDTNFSSILAKAKKENKLIFVDAYASWCGPCKLMVKNVFPQKAVGDYYNSNFVNAKIDMEKGEGVDLAKKYNVKAFPTYLFIDGNGEVVHRTLGYVEEKDFIQFAKDAGDPAKRLGTLKQKFEAGEKDPEFLKNLAGLTMYNDAEFSAKVMERYFNGKTELDKEDVQMLLAGTQSTDSPLYKTFQAKKAEITKILPADRYEAFDKNIKLNTIIKKSYNAETKKWNDQYFMTEAQKFMTKDEAVKIQTKVKAGRALKDKDISTYEKLTIDLYRDQSAVSSEELNSIAWNFFENVSNKESLQKAVTWAQESVKKQENSANTDTLANLYNKIGDKKNARIWAEKSVQLAKSTGEDASDTEKLLKSLQVQ; the protein is encoded by the coding sequence ATGAAAAAACTGACAATATTTTCCGCCCTTTTTATCGGAGCCATGACGCTGGCGCAGGGGATTAAATTTGAAGATACCAACTTCTCTTCTATCCTGGCAAAAGCCAAAAAAGAAAACAAGCTTATATTCGTGGATGCCTACGCTTCATGGTGCGGACCGTGCAAGCTGATGGTGAAAAACGTATTCCCTCAGAAAGCTGTGGGAGATTACTACAACTCAAATTTCGTTAATGCCAAGATTGACATGGAAAAAGGCGAAGGCGTTGATCTTGCCAAAAAATACAATGTAAAAGCCTTCCCTACCTATCTTTTCATAGACGGGAACGGTGAAGTGGTACACAGAACATTGGGATATGTGGAGGAAAAGGATTTTATCCAGTTTGCAAAAGATGCCGGCGACCCTGCAAAAAGATTAGGCACATTGAAGCAGAAATTCGAGGCCGGTGAAAAAGATCCTGAGTTCCTTAAAAACCTGGCCGGGCTTACCATGTACAATGATGCTGAATTTTCAGCAAAAGTAATGGAACGCTACTTCAACGGTAAAACGGAGCTGGATAAGGAGGATGTTCAGATGCTTCTTGCCGGGACACAGAGCACAGACAGCCCGCTGTATAAAACCTTCCAGGCAAAAAAAGCAGAGATCACGAAAATCCTTCCGGCAGACAGATATGAAGCATTCGACAAGAATATAAAACTTAATACGATCATCAAAAAATCGTACAATGCAGAGACAAAGAAATGGAATGACCAGTATTTCATGACAGAAGCGCAGAAATTCATGACAAAAGATGAGGCTGTGAAAATCCAGACCAAAGTAAAAGCAGGAAGAGCATTAAAAGATAAAGATATCTCTACTTATGAAAAACTGACAATAGACCTCTACAGGGATCAGTCAGCAGTAAGTTCTGAGGAGCTGAATTCAATTGCATGGAACTTTTTCGAGAATGTATCCAACAAGGAATCCCTGCAGAAAGCGGTAACCTGGGCACAGGAATCCGTAAAGAAACAGGAGAATTCAGCAAATACCGATACCCTGGCTAACCTTTACAACAAGATCGGGGATAAGAAAAATGCCAGAATATGGGCTGAGAAGTCTGTACAGCTGGCTAAAAGTACAGGAGAAGATGCTTCCGATACGGAAAAGCTGCTGAAAAGCTTACAAGTTCAATAG
- a CDS encoding GLPGLI family protein yields MRIFLFILLFFVNLFSAQNFENSNIKCNYLTKFLIDTTDSNTKKEEITSLWIGKNISIFKSDQKARYDSLAKESARNSFQNPVNGRVILDFSKIPRAHFIPEVLKIGNKLEIFDKVLNVNYVYESDQKINWTLLNETKIISTYKCRKAVGKYHNKNMTAWYTEEIPVPEGPYTFKGLPGLVIEAYDDKDFFHFTLVKLKNVSELIAPIKNAINTDYQRFLKKRIDYQNDPAGAYFIATGRTTPKELKGKIEKMHRSNNNHLD; encoded by the coding sequence ATGCGAATATTTCTTTTCATTTTATTATTTTTTGTTAATCTGTTTTCCGCTCAAAACTTTGAAAATTCCAATATCAAATGTAATTATCTAACAAAATTTTTAATAGACACAACAGATAGCAATACCAAGAAAGAAGAAATAACAAGTTTGTGGATTGGTAAAAATATTTCTATTTTTAAAAGTGATCAGAAAGCCAGATATGATTCTTTGGCTAAAGAATCAGCCAGAAATAGTTTTCAAAATCCGGTAAATGGAAGAGTTATTCTTGATTTCTCAAAAATTCCAAGAGCTCATTTTATTCCTGAAGTACTCAAAATTGGAAACAAATTAGAAATTTTTGATAAAGTTTTAAATGTAAACTATGTTTATGAATCTGATCAGAAAATAAACTGGACGTTACTAAATGAGACTAAAATAATAAGTACTTACAAATGCAGAAAAGCAGTAGGAAAATATCATAATAAAAATATGACAGCATGGTATACAGAAGAGATTCCTGTTCCCGAAGGACCTTATACTTTTAAAGGACTGCCCGGTTTAGTTATTGAAGCTTATGATGATAAAGATTTTTTTCATTTCACATTGGTAAAACTGAAAAATGTAAGTGAGTTAATTGCACCCATTAAAAACGCAATCAATACAGATTATCAAAGATTTTTAAAAAAGAGGATTGATTACCAGAATGACCCGGCAGGAGCTTATTTTATAGCTACAGGAAGAACTACCCCTAAAGAATTGAAAGGAAAAATCGAAAAAATGCATAGAAGTAATAATAATCACTTAGATTAA
- a CDS encoding helix-turn-helix transcriptional regulator — translation MMNNSVGFKIKKLREQKEMSQEDLAFRLDVSQSYLSKIENGSIEKLDFIFMQKIADFFKVEPQYFLEGDTIVNNNIEKSSNSSVGNIGDTTINNNTDQALLENVINNQHQINRLMEMQNKLIQKLLKD, via the coding sequence ATGATGAATAACAGTGTTGGTTTTAAGATAAAAAAGCTGAGGGAACAGAAAGAAATGTCTCAGGAAGACCTGGCTTTCCGGCTGGATGTTTCACAAAGCTACCTCAGCAAAATAGAAAACGGCAGCATTGAAAAGCTGGACTTTATTTTTATGCAGAAAATTGCCGACTTCTTTAAAGTGGAACCGCAGTATTTTTTAGAAGGTGACACAATCGTCAATAATAATATTGAAAAAAGCAGTAACTCTTCTGTAGGAAATATTGGTGATACGACTATCAACAATAATACTGATCAGGCTTTATTGGAAAATGTTATCAATAACCAACATCAGATTAACCGGTTGATGGAAATGCAGAATAAGCTCATTCAAAAACTGTTAAAAGATTAA
- a CDS encoding beta-ketoacyl-ACP synthase III: MIKSTIKGIGFYVPDNVVTNDDLAALMTTNDEWITERTGIKERRHRKNRNDSQETTAYLGFKASEKAIENAGLTAQDIDYIIFATLSPDYYFPGCGVLLQDMLGCGTIGALDVRNQCSGFIYAMSVANAFIKSGTYKNILVVGAEVHSFGLDFSDEGRGVSVIFGDGAGAMVLSATIDDNVGDILAVNMHSEGKFADELCTQFPGSKFGWSDRMRKEPEHVTDKEVYPIMNGNFVFKNAVTRFPETMQEALDKAGKTIEDLDMFIPHQANLRIAQFVQQKFGLPDDKIHNNIQKYGNTTAASIPIALSEAIELGKVRRGDLVLLSAFGSGFTWGSVLFEY; the protein is encoded by the coding sequence ATGATTAAAAGTACAATAAAAGGAATCGGATTCTATGTTCCGGATAACGTTGTTACGAATGATGATTTAGCTGCATTAATGACCACCAATGACGAATGGATTACGGAACGAACGGGGATCAAGGAGCGAAGGCACCGCAAGAACCGGAACGATTCTCAGGAAACCACTGCGTACTTAGGGTTTAAAGCTTCAGAAAAAGCAATTGAAAATGCCGGGCTGACGGCCCAGGATATTGACTATATTATTTTTGCCACCCTTTCTCCGGATTATTATTTCCCGGGCTGTGGTGTCCTGCTGCAGGATATGCTGGGATGTGGCACCATCGGGGCGCTGGATGTAAGGAACCAGTGCTCAGGGTTCATTTATGCAATGAGCGTGGCCAATGCCTTTATTAAATCGGGAACCTATAAAAATATCCTGGTGGTAGGGGCTGAGGTCCATTCTTTCGGACTGGATTTTTCAGATGAAGGAAGGGGTGTTTCCGTTATATTCGGAGACGGTGCAGGAGCCATGGTTCTTTCTGCCACGATAGATGACAATGTAGGAGATATCCTGGCCGTCAATATGCACTCGGAAGGGAAATTTGCAGATGAGCTGTGTACGCAGTTTCCGGGTTCTAAATTCGGATGGAGCGACCGCATGAGGAAAGAGCCTGAACATGTGACCGATAAAGAAGTGTACCCGATCATGAACGGGAATTTCGTGTTTAAAAATGCCGTAACAAGATTCCCGGAAACCATGCAGGAAGCCTTGGATAAAGCCGGGAAGACCATTGAAGATCTGGATATGTTTATCCCGCACCAGGCCAACCTAAGGATTGCCCAGTTTGTGCAGCAGAAATTCGGGCTGCCGGATGACAAGATCCATAACAACATCCAGAAATATGGCAATACAACAGCAGCCTCCATTCCCATTGCATTAAGCGAAGCCATTGAGCTGGGAAAAGTCAGAAGGGGAGACCTGGTCCTTCTTTCCGCTTTCGGAAGCGGCTTTACGTGGGGAAGCGTTCTGTTTGAATATTAA
- a CDS encoding CorA family divalent cation transporter — translation MPIDTIYRDSQCEWVDVEAPTEEDISYLHERYEINNLLLEDTLDPNHLPKYEESGNIRFFLLRESTELERKNLNTISDISTKIGIFLLGRTIITVHRMKTKSISETKKQVSVGKDETTPENIALKIALLIMKSFDDESVSLFETMDNIENEIFLKNTNHTNQIKRLYKLKRKSGLNFRVLTISADAIDKFKLLGLQESEFFDLKDKHKDVVADFDHLNIQITNLISMFLALSDQKANQVMKVLAIYSVYFLPITFIAGLYGMNFDNMPELHQKNGYFFTLGLMAVVVICTFIYARRKQW, via the coding sequence ATGCCAATTGATACAATTTACAGGGATTCCCAATGCGAATGGGTGGATGTGGAGGCCCCTACCGAGGAAGACATCAGCTATCTACACGAACGGTATGAAATCAATAATCTGCTTCTGGAAGATACCCTGGACCCGAACCACTTACCCAAATACGAAGAGAGCGGGAACATCCGGTTTTTCCTTCTGCGTGAGAGCACTGAACTGGAGCGCAAGAACCTCAATACCATCAGTGACATCAGCACCAAAATCGGAATTTTTCTGTTAGGGCGTACCATCATCACCGTACACCGCATGAAAACGAAGAGCATTTCTGAAACCAAAAAGCAGGTTTCTGTCGGGAAAGATGAGACAACACCCGAAAATATCGCTCTGAAAATTGCTTTGCTGATTATGAAAAGTTTTGATGATGAATCGGTCAGCCTGTTTGAGACCATGGATAATATTGAAAATGAAATTTTCCTCAAAAACACGAACCATACCAATCAGATCAAAAGATTATACAAGCTGAAGCGGAAATCGGGACTGAATTTCAGGGTGCTGACCATTTCTGCGGATGCCATTGATAAATTCAAGCTCCTGGGCCTTCAGGAATCCGAATTTTTTGATCTCAAGGATAAACACAAAGACGTAGTTGCCGATTTTGACCATCTGAATATCCAGATTACCAACCTTATTTCCATGTTCCTGGCACTGTCTGACCAGAAAGCGAACCAGGTAATGAAAGTACTGGCGATCTACTCGGTTTACTTTTTGCCGATCACTTTTATTGCCGGACTGTATGGGATGAACTTTGATAACATGCCTGAGCTGCACCAAAAAAACGGATATTTTTTCACCCTGGGATTAATGGCGGTCGTTGTAATCTGTACATTTATCTATGCGCGCCGGAAGCAATGGTAA
- a CDS encoding patatin-like phospholipase family protein has protein sequence MKPETLKTILEDPMLSPQSKEKLKALYTNVSAKEFSDILDAEGHQYVEFVQEGGGVWGSALVGYLYGLEIFGIRFLKVAGTSAGAINTMLIAACKTKEESKSEVIREILLNWNFADFMDGRPYVRKTIYAMLKNKNFLKINIYTAIAVLIFFGILAFVFPTKAIWETKILFAVPLLLVVIGAAYLAKLYSDLKKGNSGLNPGNTFLNRMKEVLEGFGIKTVAQLNEKFVQSGKNLQLDYRYGNGTEYYDIALKSIEEIRENNNKHIDEIRYRIFFDSTVNNEYYKKDPFYLLKSEYIVVTTDINAKIKVELPTMANLYWSEEELKHISPAEFVRASMSVPFFFEPMQKRINKEDDSVKYAWKFWMNTQEESINPVGIFIDGGSISNFPIDLFHAADIFYPRMPLFGVQLTSDSDILSEKGKTSEEILKSPFTYAGNIIDTLKGFNDKTFLTKHTFYHLFSIQTVNCGTSSWLNFFMKREEKEELFNRGFQAALDFLNNFDWQKYKCERMMLSMKEKKILKEEDTPTVG, from the coding sequence ATGAAACCTGAAACCCTGAAAACCATTCTTGAAGACCCGATGCTCTCGCCCCAATCCAAAGAAAAACTCAAGGCCCTGTACACAAATGTTTCGGCTAAGGAATTTTCTGATATACTGGATGCGGAGGGCCATCAATATGTGGAATTTGTGCAGGAAGGCGGCGGGGTCTGGGGAAGTGCGCTGGTAGGTTATCTTTACGGACTGGAAATTTTCGGGATCCGGTTCCTGAAAGTGGCCGGTACAAGTGCCGGAGCCATTAACACCATGCTGATTGCGGCCTGTAAAACCAAGGAAGAATCCAAAAGCGAAGTGATCAGGGAGATCCTGCTCAACTGGAATTTTGCCGATTTCATGGATGGCAGACCGTATGTAAGAAAGACCATCTACGCGATGCTCAAGAACAAAAACTTCCTGAAGATCAATATCTATACTGCCATCGCCGTTCTTATTTTCTTTGGGATCCTGGCCTTTGTTTTTCCCACGAAAGCCATCTGGGAGACAAAAATACTCTTCGCCGTTCCTTTACTGCTGGTAGTCATCGGAGCCGCATACCTGGCGAAGCTTTATTCTGATCTTAAAAAAGGAAATTCAGGACTTAATCCGGGAAATACGTTCCTGAACCGGATGAAAGAGGTGCTGGAAGGATTCGGGATTAAAACCGTTGCCCAGCTTAATGAAAAGTTTGTACAGTCCGGGAAGAACCTTCAGCTTGATTACCGCTACGGAAACGGTACGGAATATTATGATATTGCCCTGAAAAGCATTGAAGAGATCCGGGAAAACAACAACAAGCACATCGACGAAATCCGGTACCGCATTTTTTTTGACAGTACGGTAAACAATGAGTATTATAAAAAAGACCCTTTCTATCTTTTAAAATCCGAATACATTGTTGTTACCACCGATATCAATGCCAAAATAAAGGTTGAGCTGCCTACGATGGCCAATCTGTACTGGTCTGAAGAGGAATTGAAGCACATCAGCCCGGCAGAGTTTGTGCGTGCTTCCATGTCGGTCCCGTTCTTTTTCGAGCCGATGCAGAAAAGGATCAATAAAGAGGACGACTCGGTAAAATACGCCTGGAAATTCTGGATGAACACCCAGGAAGAATCCATTAACCCCGTCGGGATTTTTATCGATGGCGGGAGTATTTCCAATTTTCCGATCGACCTTTTCCATGCTGCCGATATTTTTTATCCGCGGATGCCTCTGTTCGGGGTACAGCTGACCAGCGACTCCGATATCCTTTCTGAAAAAGGAAAAACCAGTGAAGAGATTTTAAAATCGCCTTTTACTTACGCCGGAAATATCATTGATACCTTAAAAGGCTTTAACGACAAAACTTTTCTCACCAAGCATACCTTTTACCACCTGTTCAGCATCCAGACCGTTAACTGCGGCACCAGCAGCTGGCTGAATTTCTTTATGAAGCGTGAAGAAAAAGAGGAGCTTTTCAACCGCGGCTTCCAGGCTGCCCTGGATTTCCTCAATAATTTCGACTGGCAGAAATACAAATGCGAAAGAATGATGCTGTCCATGAAAGAAAAAAAGATTTTAAAAGAGGAGGATACGCCGACGGTGGGATAA
- a CDS encoding glyoxalase has protein sequence MTNRTDLRETLNILNSETTTSQEAFQNQTLRPVLKLQNDLYRSLFISYAIRQNADFNALSAAKKNSFIEQSVQKDSTLKNMFIGMTIGMFNLQELEVYHSDSKVFNKRIITMLIERLKSQIK, from the coding sequence ATGACCAATAGAACAGACTTAAGAGAGACGCTCAACATTCTGAATTCCGAAACAACCACTTCGCAGGAAGCCTTTCAGAACCAGACGCTGCGCCCCGTTTTAAAGCTACAAAATGACCTTTACCGGTCATTATTTATCAGCTATGCCATCCGCCAGAATGCAGATTTTAATGCTTTGTCTGCAGCGAAAAAAAACAGTTTCATCGAACAAAGCGTACAGAAGGACAGCACATTGAAGAATATGTTCATCGGAATGACCATCGGGATGTTCAACTTACAGGAATTGGAAGTGTACCATTCCGACAGCAAAGTTTTTAACAAAAGGATTATTACCATGTTAATAGAAAGACTGAAGAGTCAGATAAAATAA
- a CDS encoding DUF2199 domain-containing protein, translating into MVYHSPFPYSNLSDKDLENAKLSSDFCVIQYLDEICYFIRAVLVQKVTESCQDLEYGVWVSLSEKSYDEYVENYDNENFEEGYFGWLANYLPDYEFDQTIPADVIVNNKMGRPLIYPHESQDHPFIKDFYSGISGKEAEIRINKVLNK; encoded by the coding sequence ATAGTTTATCATTCGCCGTTTCCGTATAGCAATCTTTCGGATAAAGACCTAGAGAACGCCAAACTAAGTTCTGACTTTTGTGTAATACAATATCTTGATGAAATATGCTATTTTATCAGAGCCGTACTCGTACAGAAAGTCACTGAAAGCTGTCAGGACCTGGAATACGGAGTTTGGGTTTCATTAAGCGAAAAGAGCTATGATGAATACGTAGAAAATTACGATAACGAAAATTTTGAAGAAGGATATTTTGGTTGGTTAGCCAATTATCTACCGGATTACGAATTCGATCAGACAATTCCAGCTGATGTTATTGTTAACAACAAAATGGGAAGGCCCTTAATTTATCCTCATGAAAGTCAGGATCATCCTTTCATTAAAGATTTTTACAGTGGAATTTCAGGAAAAGAGGCAGAAATAAGAATTAATAAAGTACTGAATAAATAA
- a CDS encoding DNA-3-methyladenine glycosylase I, producing MSYCSIIEGMQPESRKELHKKYHDHHYGFPIHDDNELFGRLVMEINQAGLSWETILKKEEGFRKAYDNFNIQKVAAYTETDRERLLGDAGIIRNRLKVNAAIENAKTIAGLQEGFGSFEKWLEHHHPKALPEWIKLFKKTFKFTGGEIVNEFLMSIGYLKGAHDENCPVYKKVLEHEPMWKKE from the coding sequence ATGAGCTATTGTTCTATTATTGAAGGAATGCAGCCCGAAAGCAGAAAAGAGCTGCACAAAAAATACCACGACCATCATTACGGTTTCCCGATCCATGATGACAATGAACTGTTCGGCAGGCTGGTGATGGAGATCAACCAGGCGGGACTGAGCTGGGAAACGATTTTAAAGAAAGAAGAAGGGTTCCGGAAGGCATATGATAATTTTAACATTCAGAAAGTAGCCGCTTATACAGAAACCGACCGCGAAAGGCTGCTGGGCGACGCCGGCATTATCAGGAACCGGCTGAAGGTAAACGCTGCGATTGAAAATGCAAAAACCATTGCCGGGCTGCAGGAAGGATTCGGTTCATTTGAAAAATGGCTGGAACACCACCATCCGAAAGCTTTACCGGAATGGATAAAACTGTTCAAGAAAACCTTTAAGTTTACCGGCGGGGAAATCGTGAATGAATTCCTGATGAGCATCGGCTACCTGAAAGGCGCCCATGATGAAAACTGCCCGGTTTATAAGAAGGTCTTGGAGCATGAACCGATGTGGAAAAAAGAGTAG
- a CDS encoding helix-turn-helix transcriptional regulator, producing MKTAKSPLHFRSLSALHQAMGQSAPLHPLISIINYGEAVFDPEDFKNGIKLDFYKISFKTKFNGKIRYGQGYYDFEEGGMSFVSPGQILKMNEEEADYSGLSLHIHPDFLQPYPLIRKIKKYGFFSYSTAEALYLSEKEKRTVLSVFVNIQGELDERIDPFSQDVIISQIELLLTYSNRFYNRQFTTRKVVNNDLVTKMEKILDDYFKEEKSLQGLPTVEYLASELNLTARYLSDMLRLHTGQNAQHHIHDKLIEKAKDYLSSEQFSVSETAYQLGFEHPQSFSKLFKNKTGLTPNGFRQSFQK from the coding sequence ATGAAAACAGCAAAATCCCCGCTACATTTCAGATCATTGTCCGCGCTGCATCAGGCGATGGGGCAATCTGCGCCATTGCATCCTTTGATCAGCATTATCAATTACGGGGAAGCTGTCTTTGATCCGGAAGATTTTAAAAACGGGATTAAGCTGGATTTTTATAAAATTTCATTTAAGACAAAATTTAACGGAAAGATAAGGTACGGACAGGGATATTACGATTTTGAGGAAGGTGGGATGTCTTTCGTCTCTCCCGGCCAGATTCTTAAAATGAATGAAGAAGAAGCCGATTACAGCGGATTGTCTCTTCACATTCACCCTGATTTTCTGCAGCCGTATCCTTTAATCCGGAAAATAAAAAAATACGGTTTTTTTTCCTATTCCACTGCAGAAGCGCTTTATCTTTCGGAAAAAGAAAAAAGGACTGTCCTGTCTGTTTTTGTTAATATCCAGGGAGAGCTGGATGAGCGGATCGACCCATTCAGCCAGGACGTTATTATTTCACAGATTGAATTGCTGCTCACCTACAGCAACCGGTTTTACAACCGGCAGTTTACCACCAGAAAAGTGGTGAATAATGATCTGGTCACAAAAATGGAAAAAATCCTGGATGATTATTTTAAAGAGGAGAAAAGCCTTCAAGGCCTTCCCACAGTAGAATACCTGGCTTCTGAACTGAATCTTACCGCAAGGTATTTAAGCGATATGCTCCGTCTGCACACTGGGCAAAATGCACAGCACCATATTCATGATAAGTTGATTGAAAAGGCAAAAGATTATTTGTCCAGTGAACAGTTTTCAGTCTCGGAAACAGCTTATCAGTTGGGTTTTGAGCATCCTCAGTCTTTCAGTAAATTATTTAAAAATAAAACCGGATTGACTCCAAACGGATTCAGACAATCATTTCAAAAATAA
- a CDS encoding SDR family oxidoreductase: protein MQKTIFITGASSGLGKTAAKLFQSKDWNVIATMRNPENETELTQLENVTVLKLDVSEKGGLEKTIAEVLESHTVDAVLNNAGYGLVGPLEAFTDEQIRKQIETNLMGVIRVTRAFIPYFREKKEGTFINITSSFGLLGFPACSVYSATKFAVDGFSESLGYELAQFGIKVKVVAPGGIQTDFAGRSLDGAFHESYGKLISKVQEGYSPEQMAGYSKPEDIAAVIFGAATDGKLQLRYIAGKDANALYDERNKIGIENYVQKVKGEFMFYK, encoded by the coding sequence ATGCAGAAAACAATTTTTATTACAGGAGCGTCATCAGGTTTGGGAAAGACGGCGGCAAAGTTATTTCAGTCAAAAGACTGGAATGTGATCGCAACGATGCGAAATCCCGAAAATGAAACAGAACTTACGCAACTGGAAAATGTAACCGTATTAAAACTGGATGTTTCGGAAAAAGGCGGGCTGGAAAAAACAATTGCCGAGGTTTTGGAAAGTCATACCGTTGATGCAGTTTTAAATAACGCAGGCTACGGGTTAGTCGGTCCTTTGGAAGCTTTTACAGATGAACAGATCCGTAAGCAGATTGAAACGAATCTAATGGGAGTAATCCGGGTAACAAGAGCCTTTATCCCCTATTTCAGGGAGAAGAAAGAAGGAACTTTCATTAATATAACTTCCAGTTTCGGATTGCTGGGCTTTCCTGCCTGTTCTGTTTACAGTGCCACAAAATTTGCAGTTGACGGATTTTCAGAGAGTCTGGGGTACGAATTGGCACAGTTTGGGATAAAGGTAAAAGTCGTCGCTCCGGGTGGCATTCAGACTGACTTTGCAGGACGTTCCCTGGATGGGGCTTTTCATGAATCTTACGGGAAATTAATTTCAAAAGTTCAGGAAGGGTACAGCCCGGAACAGATGGCCGGTTACTCAAAACCGGAAGATATTGCAGCCGTTATTTTTGGAGCGGCCACCGACGGAAAGCTACAGTTAAGGTACATTGCCGGAAAAGATGCCAATGCTTTATATGATGAGAGGAATAAAATCGGGATTGAAAATTATGTGCAGAAAGTGAAAGGTGAATTTATGTTTTATAAATAA